A single Pantanalinema sp. DNA region contains:
- a CDS encoding SufD family Fe-S cluster assembly protein: DDATIKYSTIQNWYPGDKNGKGGIYNFVTKRGKAMTNAKITWTQVETGSAITWKYPSCILAGDNSVGEFYSVALTNHMQQADTGTKMIHLGKNTRSTIISKGISAGKSSNSYRGLVKIAPGATGARNYSQCDSMLIGSESQANTFPYIDVQNQTGRVEHEASTSKIGEEQLFYFAQRGIGSEEAISMIINGFCKDVFTQLPMEFAVEATKLLGLKLEGSVG, encoded by the coding sequence CGACGACGCGACGATCAAGTACTCGACGATTCAGAACTGGTACCCCGGCGACAAGAACGGCAAGGGCGGTATCTACAACTTCGTCACCAAGCGCGGCAAGGCGATGACGAACGCGAAGATCACCTGGACGCAGGTCGAGACCGGATCGGCGATCACGTGGAAGTACCCGAGCTGCATCCTCGCTGGGGACAACTCGGTGGGCGAGTTCTACTCGGTGGCGCTCACCAACCACATGCAGCAGGCCGACACCGGCACCAAGATGATCCACCTCGGCAAGAACACCCGCAGCACGATCATCTCCAAGGGCATCTCGGCCGGCAAGTCCAGCAACAGCTACCGCGGGCTGGTCAAGATCGCCCCCGGCGCCACGGGGGCCCGCAACTACTCGCAGTGCGACTCGATGCTGATCGGGTCCGAGAGCCAGGCCAACACCTTCCCCTACATCGACGTCCAGAACCAGACGGGCAGGGTGGAGCACGAGGCCTCGACCTCCAAGATCGGCGAGGAGCAGCTCTTCTACTTCGCCCAGCGCGGCATCGGCTCGGAGGAGGCCATCTCGATGATCATCAATGGCTTCTGCAAGGATGTGTTCACCCAGCTGCCCATGGAGTTCGCCGTCGAGGCGACCAAGCTGCTGGGCCTCAAATTGGAAGGTAGCGTCGGATGA
- the sufC gene encoding Fe-S cluster assembly ATPase SufC — protein MIVPNSNVILEVRDLTANVAGVEILKGVNLTIRAGEVHAIMGPNGSGKSTLSKVLAGHPDYEITGGTVLFQGKNLLELPADERAKAGLFLSFQYPVEIPGVSNASFLRLAYNTVAEARGHDELDPLEFDDFIREKIKVVEMDPGFLDRSVNEGFSGGEKKRNEILQMAVLEPTLAILDETDSGLDIDALRIVSGGINQLSNANNAVLMVTHYQRLLNYVEPDFVHVFADGKVIKTGGKELALELESRGYDWVRDEQKATV, from the coding sequence ATGATCGTCCCCAACAGCAACGTCATTCTCGAAGTCCGTGACCTGACGGCCAACGTGGCCGGGGTCGAGATCCTCAAGGGCGTCAACCTGACGATCCGCGCGGGCGAGGTCCATGCGATCATGGGCCCCAACGGCTCGGGCAAGAGCACCCTCTCCAAGGTCCTCGCGGGCCACCCCGACTACGAGATCACCGGCGGGACGGTCCTCTTCCAGGGCAAGAACTTGCTCGAGCTGCCTGCCGACGAGCGTGCCAAGGCGGGCCTGTTCCTGTCGTTCCAGTACCCGGTCGAGATCCCGGGGGTTTCCAACGCCTCGTTCCTGCGCCTGGCCTACAACACGGTGGCCGAGGCCCGGGGCCACGACGAGCTGGACCCGCTCGAGTTCGACGACTTCATCCGCGAGAAGATCAAGGTCGTCGAGATGGACCCCGGATTCCTCGATCGCTCCGTCAACGAGGGCTTCTCGGGCGGCGAGAAGAAGCGCAACGAGATCCTCCAGATGGCGGTGCTCGAGCCCACCCTCGCCATCCTCGACGAGACGGACTCGGGCCTCGACATCGACGCGCTGCGCATCGTCTCGGGCGGCATCAACCAGCTCTCCAACGCGAACAACGCCGTCCTGATGGTCACCCACTACCAGCGCCTGCTCAACTACGTGGAGCCCGACTTCGTCCACGTCTTCGCCGACGGCAAGGTCATCAAGACCGGCGGCAAGGAGCTCGCCCTCGAGCTCGAGAGCCGCGGCTACGACTGGGTGCGCGACGAGCAGAAGGCGACGGTGTAG
- the sufD gene encoding Fe-S cluster assembly protein SufD, which translates to MPTTAAQSAEKPGRVQDAFLTGLIAQKPELSERLSALTLPSPKDEEWRFTSLAALKATTFAPAAQAPDVTLEDIAPFILSEAQASRMVFVNGLHAPHLSDVSALGHTIAFASESWEATEDDAFDALNAMFATASTAITIPRAQLAPSPIHLLFVTVPQAEPVMASPRVRVTLETMSEATLIEDYVALGDGPAFTNAAIAFSVAAGARLKHVRLQRENRQTHHLGRSVATLSRDAVYDAHAFSLGGAFSRYEPKAVQTDEGTDVRMHGLMLLSGEQLGDTHSTLDHARPHGTSNQVHKCIVAGSARAVFNGKILVRKDAQQTNSAQSSRNLLLSPRARVDAKPQLEIFADDVKCAHGATVGQLDPEEVFYLQSRGLGEADARSLLVYAFAAEVFDHIPVPSIKELLRTLVQEQLLATQSDR; encoded by the coding sequence ATGCCGACCACCGCTGCCCAGAGCGCAGAAAAGCCAGGGCGCGTCCAGGACGCCTTCCTGACGGGCCTCATCGCCCAGAAGCCCGAGCTTTCCGAGCGCCTCTCGGCCCTCACCCTGCCTTCCCCCAAGGACGAGGAGTGGCGCTTCACCAGCCTCGCAGCCCTCAAGGCCACGACCTTCGCCCCGGCCGCCCAGGCCCCCGACGTCACGCTCGAGGACATCGCGCCCTTCATCCTGAGCGAGGCCCAGGCGAGCCGCATGGTCTTCGTCAACGGCCTGCACGCGCCGCACCTCTCGGACGTGAGCGCGCTCGGCCACACCATCGCGTTCGCCTCCGAAAGCTGGGAAGCGACCGAAGACGACGCCTTCGACGCCCTGAACGCCATGTTCGCCACCGCCTCGACCGCGATCACGATTCCCCGCGCGCAGCTTGCGCCCTCGCCCATCCACCTCCTGTTCGTGACCGTGCCGCAGGCCGAGCCCGTGATGGCCTCGCCCCGCGTGCGGGTGACCCTCGAGACCATGAGCGAGGCGACCCTCATCGAGGACTACGTCGCCCTGGGCGACGGCCCCGCCTTCACCAACGCGGCGATCGCGTTCTCGGTGGCCGCCGGCGCGCGCCTCAAACACGTCCGGCTCCAGCGGGAGAACAGGCAGACCCATCACCTGGGCCGCAGCGTGGCGACCCTTTCGCGCGACGCGGTCTACGACGCGCACGCCTTCAGCCTGGGAGGCGCCTTCTCGCGTTACGAGCCGAAGGCCGTCCAGACCGACGAGGGCACCGACGTGCGCATGCACGGCCTCATGCTGCTCTCGGGCGAGCAGCTCGGCGACACCCACAGCACCCTGGACCACGCCAGGCCTCACGGCACGAGCAACCAGGTCCACAAGTGCATCGTGGCGGGCTCGGCCCGCGCGGTCTTCAACGGCAAGATCCTGGTCCGCAAGGACGCCCAGCAGACCAACTCGGCGCAGTCGAGCCGGAACTTGCTGCTCTCGCCCAGGGCCCGCGTCGACGCCAAGCCCCAGCTCGAGATCTTCGCCGATGACGTGAAGTGCGCCCACGGCGCCACCGTCGGCCAGCTCGACCCCGAGGAGGTCTTCTACCTCCAGAGCCGCGGCCTCGGCGAGGCGGAC